Proteins encoded within one genomic window of Sphingomonas cannabina:
- the rhaM gene encoding L-rhamnose mutarotase has product MTIHAFRMQLKPGTVEEYRRRHDEIWPELAELLHESGIYDYSIFLDEQTLALFAVLKLADDNRRDALPDHPVMRRWWDHMAPLMEVQPDNRPVEWPLVPMFHLD; this is encoded by the coding sequence ATGACCATCCACGCCTTCCGCATGCAGCTTAAGCCCGGCACGGTCGAGGAGTATCGCCGCCGCCACGACGAAATCTGGCCGGAGCTCGCCGAGCTACTGCACGAATCCGGCATCTACGACTATTCGATCTTCCTCGACGAGCAGACGCTGGCGCTGTTCGCCGTTCTCAAGCTCGCCGACGACAACCGCCGCGACGCCCTGCCCGACCATCCGGTGATGCGCCGCTGGTGGGATCACATGGCGCCGCTGATGGAGGTTCAGCCCGACAACCGGCCGGTCGAATGGCCGCTGGTGCCGATGTTCCACTTGGATTGA
- a CDS encoding IclR family transcriptional regulator — protein sequence MQDETLEKGAPAAKGAQTLMRALDILDEIIEGPAKVTDLAQKLSLSRATTYRLAQALRSRDYLSPTRDGYSLGPKLLQLGSLALEQTDFLRIARTHMEQLSEQTGFCVFIGKREGDWSRHLDRVTGRQRLRVSTAPGDRRFITETGLGKALLLDEDASSLTRLFYEGKPHASEAQLKAFLSAMEVHRGRQLVMHESELDDGVRSVASPVRNAKGQIIMAISIASAAHYLTDEVTAEIAGPVGSTAIDLSAAFGYARPE from the coding sequence ATGCAAGACGAGACGCTCGAGAAGGGCGCCCCTGCCGCGAAGGGCGCGCAGACCCTGATGCGCGCGCTCGATATCCTCGACGAGATCATCGAGGGCCCGGCCAAGGTCACCGATCTCGCCCAGAAGCTGAGCCTCAGCCGCGCCACCACCTATCGCCTCGCGCAGGCGCTGCGGTCGCGCGACTATCTGTCGCCGACGCGGGACGGCTATTCGCTCGGGCCGAAGCTGCTCCAGCTCGGCTCGCTGGCGCTCGAGCAGACCGATTTCCTGCGGATCGCGCGGACCCATATGGAGCAGCTTTCGGAGCAGACCGGCTTCTGCGTGTTCATCGGCAAGCGCGAAGGCGACTGGTCGCGCCATCTCGACCGCGTTACCGGCCGCCAGCGACTCCGGGTCTCCACCGCGCCCGGCGACCGGCGCTTCATCACGGAGACCGGCCTCGGCAAGGCGCTGCTGCTCGACGAGGACGCTTCGTCGCTGACACGGCTTTTCTACGAGGGGAAGCCGCATGCCAGCGAAGCGCAGCTGAAGGCGTTCCTGTCCGCGATGGAAGTGCATCGCGGGCGCCAGCTGGTGATGCACGAGAGCGAGCTGGACGACGGCGTCCGCTCGGTGGCGTCGCCGGTGCGCAATGCGAAGGGTCAGATCATCATGGCGATCAGCATCGCCAGCGCCGCGCATTACCTGACCGACGAGGTCACCGCGGAGATCGCCGGGCCGGTGGGGTCGACCGCGATCGACCTCAGCGCCGCCTTCGGATACGCGCGGCCGGAATAG
- a CDS encoding rhamnogalacturonan acetylesterase, translating into MRKAAPAILLMLATAAASAPPRILIASDSTAANYASDQFPQMGWGMFLGCSLDPGSEVINRARGGRSTRTFLSEGLWSALLDDIRPGDTVLIQFGHNDEDLKKPQRHTEANGEYRENLERFVRDVRAKQGRPVLVTPVARHEFRDGHIQPTHGDYAKAVIAVARATRTPLIDLDADSRAFLDKQGEAASAHYFMIYAPDDHVARFPEGHNDTTHLNELGARATARIVANALAKLRLPISRHIHPNDPGAAVARGNAACG; encoded by the coding sequence ATGCGAAAGGCTGCTCCGGCGATATTGCTGATGCTGGCAACGGCAGCCGCTTCCGCTCCTCCGCGCATCCTGATCGCGAGCGATTCGACCGCGGCGAACTACGCATCCGACCAGTTCCCGCAGATGGGCTGGGGCATGTTCCTCGGCTGCTCGCTCGATCCGGGCAGCGAGGTGATCAATCGGGCGCGCGGCGGCCGCAGCACACGGACGTTCCTGTCGGAAGGGCTATGGTCGGCGCTGCTCGATGATATCCGTCCCGGCGACACGGTGCTGATCCAGTTCGGCCATAACGACGAGGACCTGAAGAAGCCCCAGCGCCACACCGAGGCGAACGGCGAATATCGCGAGAACCTCGAGCGCTTCGTGCGCGACGTGCGAGCGAAACAGGGCCGGCCGGTCCTGGTGACTCCGGTCGCCCGGCACGAATTCCGCGACGGGCATATCCAGCCGACTCACGGCGACTATGCCAAGGCGGTGATCGCTGTCGCCCGCGCGACTCGCACGCCGCTGATCGACCTCGACGCCGACAGCCGTGCCTTCCTCGACAAGCAGGGCGAGGCGGCATCGGCGCATTATTTCATGATCTACGCCCCCGACGATCACGTCGCGCGCTTTCCGGAAGGGCACAACGACACCACCCACCTCAACGAGCTCGGCGCGCGGGCGACGGCACGCATCGTCGCGAATGCGCTGGCAAAGCTGCGGCTGCCGATCTCGCGCCATATCCACCCGAACGATCCGGGCGCAGCGGTCGCGCGCGGCAATGCCGCGTGCGGCTAG
- a CDS encoding MFS transporter, giving the protein MAQPQAQPSAGAARPVRFINYLAYGSNDFLGAGSMAVISGWVLIFYTTVCGLSAGQAATIFAVARILDAITSPLIGHISDHFGGTWLGRKFGRRRFFILAAIPLMPAFALMWLPGQGFLYYLVTYVLFEMVYAMEIIPYETLAAEMSNDYKVKAKFAGARILLGQCSAILAGFLPLWIINYLGRESPNTFFYMGLIFTALFMTTATMLYLFSWERQRPAAAASQSGGSAWESLRGLYRNLLSTMRIRAFRLHLGMYLGGYISQDIFNAAFTFFVIFALAGSTALTSGLLGPLYIVQLVAVMLAINVALRAAPSLAYRIAALSFGIGVLLLLGCWWAGITAHSWLLWVPIVFAGLGRGALNYIPWATYNYMADVDEIVTGQRREGSFAGVMTFVRKATQAAAVAGVGVIMELGGFQSKAAVQTLEAVQTIAWVLGIGTLSVLVLGVLVSLRFRLDPKTHAVLMHEIERLRAGATAPESEESRAVVEDLSGWRYEQLWGRNPVARITQ; this is encoded by the coding sequence ATGGCGCAGCCGCAGGCACAACCATCGGCTGGCGCGGCGCGCCCCGTCCGGTTCATCAACTATCTGGCCTATGGCTCGAACGACTTCCTCGGCGCGGGCTCGATGGCGGTCATCTCGGGCTGGGTGCTGATCTTCTACACCACCGTCTGCGGCCTCAGCGCCGGCCAGGCGGCGACGATCTTCGCGGTGGCGCGAATCCTCGACGCGATCACCTCCCCGCTGATCGGCCACATCTCGGACCATTTCGGCGGCACCTGGCTCGGCAGGAAGTTCGGGCGGCGGCGCTTCTTCATCCTCGCCGCCATCCCGCTGATGCCCGCCTTCGCACTGATGTGGCTGCCGGGGCAGGGCTTCCTCTACTACCTCGTCACTTACGTCCTGTTCGAGATGGTCTACGCGATGGAGATCATCCCGTACGAGACGCTCGCCGCCGAGATGTCCAACGACTATAAGGTGAAGGCGAAGTTCGCCGGCGCGCGTATCCTGCTCGGCCAATGTTCGGCGATCCTGGCAGGCTTCCTGCCGCTGTGGATCATCAACTACCTCGGCCGCGAGAGCCCGAATACCTTCTTCTACATGGGCCTGATCTTCACCGCACTGTTCATGACCACGGCGACGATGCTCTACCTGTTCAGCTGGGAACGGCAGCGGCCTGCGGCGGCGGCATCGCAGTCCGGCGGTTCGGCCTGGGAATCGCTGCGCGGACTCTATCGCAATCTCCTGTCGACGATGCGGATCCGGGCGTTCCGCCTGCATCTCGGCATGTATCTCGGCGGCTATATCAGCCAGGACATCTTCAACGCGGCCTTCACCTTCTTCGTGATCTTCGCGCTGGCCGGCTCGACCGCGCTCACCTCCGGCCTGCTGGGGCCGCTCTACATCGTTCAGCTAGTCGCGGTGATGCTGGCGATCAACGTCGCGCTGCGGGCAGCGCCCAGCCTCGCCTATCGCATCGCCGCGCTCAGCTTCGGAATCGGCGTGCTGCTGCTGCTCGGCTGCTGGTGGGCCGGGATCACCGCGCACAGCTGGCTGCTGTGGGTGCCGATCGTCTTCGCCGGGCTCGGCCGCGGTGCGCTCAATTACATCCCGTGGGCGACCTACAACTACATGGCGGATGTCGACGAGATCGTCACCGGCCAGCGCCGCGAGGGCAGCTTCGCCGGTGTGATGACCTTCGTGCGCAAGGCGACCCAGGCGGCGGCGGTCGCGGGTGTCGGCGTCATCATGGAGCTGGGCGGCTTCCAGTCCAAGGCGGCGGTGCAGACGCTTGAGGCAGTCCAGACGATCGCCTGGGTGCTGGGGATCGGCACGCTGTCGGTGCTCGTGCTCGGCGTCCTCGTGTCGCTGCGCTTCCGGCTCGACCCGAAGACCCACGCCGTGCTGATGCACGAGATCGAGCGACTGCGCGCCGGCGCCACCGCCCCGGAAAGCGAGGAAAGCCGGGCAGTCGTCGAAGACCTGTCGGGCTGGCGCTACGAGCAGCTCTGGGGCCGCAATCCCGTCGCGAGGATCACGCAATGA
- the bglB gene encoding beta-galactosidase BglB, translating to MAALTHSIPRSQVIDAIDRLIDNLVNLHDETGEFLLRLDDGRVIDTKGWNDWEWTHGVGLFGLYRYWEQTGSDRALDVMLDWFRDRFAAGTPTKNINTMAPFLTLANLYEQTGDQTYLPYLDTWAEWLMAPNGLPKTEEGGFQHIVFNDENPGELWDDTLMMSVLPLARIGLLLGRPHYVEEAKRQFLVHVKYLADRKTGLWYHGWTFDGRHNFAEALWARGNCWVTIAIPEIIEMLDLPEGDAFRTFLIDALTTQVKTLAEHQHESGLWHTLITDPTSYLEASATAGFAYGILKAVRKRYISADYEAVGIKAIEGVLANIDEHGELKQVSFGTAMGDTLQFYKDIPLTSMPYGQSLAICALAEFLRTYI from the coding sequence ATGGCAGCCTTGACCCATTCGATCCCGCGATCCCAGGTGATCGATGCGATCGACCGGCTGATCGACAATCTCGTCAACTTGCATGACGAGACCGGCGAGTTCCTGCTGCGCCTCGACGACGGCCGCGTCATCGACACCAAGGGATGGAACGACTGGGAATGGACCCACGGCGTCGGCCTGTTCGGCCTCTACCGCTACTGGGAGCAGACCGGGAGCGACCGAGCGCTCGACGTGATGCTCGACTGGTTCCGTGACCGCTTCGCCGCGGGCACGCCGACCAAGAACATCAACACCATGGCGCCGTTCCTGACGCTCGCCAATCTCTACGAGCAGACCGGCGACCAGACCTACCTCCCCTATCTCGACACCTGGGCCGAATGGCTGATGGCCCCGAACGGCCTCCCCAAGACCGAGGAGGGCGGCTTCCAGCACATCGTCTTCAACGACGAGAATCCCGGCGAGCTGTGGGACGACACGCTGATGATGTCGGTGCTGCCGCTCGCGCGCATCGGCCTGCTGCTGGGGCGGCCGCATTATGTCGAGGAGGCGAAGCGCCAGTTCCTCGTCCACGTCAAATATCTCGCCGACCGCAAGACGGGCCTGTGGTATCACGGCTGGACCTTCGACGGCCGCCACAATTTCGCCGAGGCGCTGTGGGCGCGCGGCAATTGCTGGGTGACGATCGCCATCCCCGAGATCATCGAGATGCTCGACCTGCCGGAGGGCGACGCCTTCCGCACCTTCCTGATCGACGCGCTGACGACGCAGGTGAAGACGCTGGCCGAGCACCAGCACGAGAGCGGCCTGTGGCACACGCTGATCACCGATCCGACCAGCTATCTCGAGGCCTCCGCCACCGCCGGCTTCGCTTACGGCATCCTGAAGGCGGTGAGAAAGCGCTACATCTCCGCCGACTATGAGGCGGTGGGGATCAAGGCGATCGAGGGCGTGCTCGCCAACATCGACGAGCACGGCGAGCTCAAGCAGGTGAGCTTCGGCACCGCGATGGGCGACACGCTCCAGTTCTACAAGGACATCCCGCTCACCTCGATGCCCTATGGCCAGAGCCTGGCGATCTGTGCGCTCGCGGAGTTCCTCCGCACCTATATCTGA
- a CDS encoding DUF6250 domain-containing protein produces MLRDDFRRDLSQWAVEAERPAKVSVRDGILDIDAPAGITLWFRPELQAPVTIDYRVLAVAEDGPNDAVSDVNAFWMATDPAAPDESVLDRPRSGAFAEYDTLRTYYVGIGGNRNTTTRLRRYVGRAGDRPILPQHDRSDRAALLEPNRWTHVRLIADGRHIAVERDGKLLFALDDAEPYLHGHFGLRTTKSHLRIRDFTVRTA; encoded by the coding sequence GTGTTGCGCGATGATTTCCGCCGCGATCTCAGTCAATGGGCCGTCGAAGCCGAGCGCCCCGCCAAGGTGAGCGTCCGCGACGGAATCCTCGACATCGATGCGCCGGCGGGGATCACCTTGTGGTTCCGGCCGGAGCTGCAGGCGCCGGTGACGATCGACTATCGGGTGCTGGCGGTCGCCGAGGACGGCCCCAATGATGCGGTAAGCGACGTCAACGCCTTCTGGATGGCGACCGACCCGGCGGCGCCGGACGAATCGGTGCTCGATCGCCCGCGCAGCGGCGCCTTCGCCGAATATGATACGCTCCGCACCTATTATGTCGGGATCGGCGGCAATCGGAACACCACCACGCGCCTGCGCCGCTACGTCGGCCGCGCCGGTGACCGGCCGATCCTGCCGCAGCACGACCGCTCCGACCGGGCGGCGCTGCTCGAGCCCAATCGTTGGACGCATGTCCGCCTGATCGCCGACGGCCGGCATATTGCCGTCGAGCGCGACGGAAAGCTGCTGTTCGCACTCGACGATGCCGAGCCCTATCTGCATGGGCATTTCGGACTCCGCACGACCAAAAGTCATCTTCGGATCCGCGACTTCACCGTGCGGACCGCCTAG
- a CDS encoding alpha/beta hydrolase, with translation MSSNIDRRTLLAGGVMLGAASVAGAQSTLPPGFERFAIWPGPAPGGEKMTAVEEERPRSPDGPPDDTAFTHVTRPTLTVVRPAKSNGAALLLVPGGGYRRVAIGRGGHAIARRFADAGYTCFILLYRLPGDAWAAGPDAPLQDAQRAIRLIRARAKRDGFDGERIGVLGFSAGGHLAARLAAQPDLATYAAVDAADALPARPTIAGLLYPVASMADGIAHMGSRNELLGRQPSEQRIAAYSTDRLVTGAMPPTFLAHAVDDTTVPVENSLALFSALQAQKVPREMHLFETGGHGFALQLPDGTTSPWPELFIAWSRRHGMG, from the coding sequence ATGAGTTCAAACATCGACCGCCGGACACTGCTCGCCGGGGGCGTCATGCTGGGTGCCGCTTCTGTCGCCGGAGCGCAGTCGACACTCCCACCCGGCTTCGAGCGTTTCGCGATCTGGCCCGGACCGGCACCCGGCGGCGAAAAGATGACGGCGGTGGAGGAGGAACGCCCCCGCTCGCCGGACGGCCCGCCGGACGACACCGCCTTCACCCACGTCACCCGTCCGACCCTCACCGTGGTGAGGCCGGCGAAGTCCAATGGCGCGGCGCTGCTGCTGGTGCCGGGCGGAGGCTACCGGCGCGTCGCGATCGGTCGTGGAGGCCATGCCATCGCCCGGCGCTTCGCCGATGCGGGCTACACCTGCTTCATACTACTCTACCGCCTGCCCGGCGACGCCTGGGCCGCCGGCCCCGACGCGCCGCTGCAGGACGCGCAGCGCGCGATACGGCTGATCCGCGCGCGCGCGAAGCGGGACGGATTCGACGGGGAGCGTATCGGGGTGCTCGGTTTCTCGGCCGGCGGCCATCTTGCCGCGCGCCTCGCCGCGCAGCCGGACCTCGCCACCTATGCCGCGGTCGACGCCGCCGACGCGCTGCCGGCACGGCCGACGATCGCCGGCCTGCTCTACCCGGTCGCCTCGATGGCGGACGGGATCGCGCATATGGGATCGCGCAACGAATTGCTCGGCCGTCAGCCCAGCGAGCAACGGATCGCCGCCTATTCGACCGATCGGCTGGTGACCGGCGCGATGCCGCCGACCTTCCTCGCCCACGCTGTCGACGACACGACCGTGCCGGTCGAGAACAGCCTTGCGCTGTTCTCCGCGCTGCAGGCGCAGAAGGTGCCGCGGGAGATGCACCTGTTCGAGACGGGCGGACACGGCTTCGCCCTGCAATTGCCGGACGGCACCACCTCGCCCTGGCCCGAGCTGTTCATCGCCTGGTCGCGGCGGCACGGCATGGGCTGA
- a CDS encoding TonB-dependent receptor: protein MSESVPARGSALRFTASIGALVLGLTSASAFAQETPPAPAGQDGAQEATAPAPDQQDTSPDIVVTGFRGSLENALRIKQSSAGVVDAISAQDIADFPDANLADSLQRVPGISIERDGGEGRAITVRGLGGDFSRTRFNGLEAISATTGSTLGAGINRGRTFDYSVFASELFSQVVVNKTQSAEVDEGSLGATVDLTTGRPFDKPGFQAALSAQAAYYTINDKWAPRIAGLISDTFADDRIGVLFSFAWNKRSVQEDAYSNTSLSDFTDINNGFCPIVPGTPTTPVNPLVGTAPRASQCIPASGPNPGSTPDAYNAINQPNVFMARLPGYGRFLNDQERLGLTGSIQLKPTDHMQITIDLAYSRFDQKKTDLATNPISLNRGLGSPPAGTPWTPAQLAGRPNMKIRDVEINDAGEVVYGLFDDTDFGVTNSYDVSSTYFWQANGRIDQDVGEKGKLSILYGQSRSYFDNPYSRLVTFSRFDGDGFVYDARDNRKTPILDYGFDATDPANWQYANGYDNIRQFRATVDNQFKTLKVDFQYELNDALTFKTGIAGKRFKFASTREQRIASQNLIPPLPAGMTMADISKVVTVDGISIPDGSTNSFVVPDIFKIMQTFNVDCECVNQFGDFRMGSVGTGSQGDNRSVIEQDVSPYAQLDYKFDLANGMIVRGNAGVRYAHTDQSSTGYVGAGVLTRVNRSYDNWLPAVNLAVDVTPKLTARLAYAKAMSRPSLGFLTPGGAIGTAQIPFTATVGNPYLKPYLADNYDVSVEWYFQQGAVLSAAYFHKDISNFVQQITTTMGYSDAGLPLSLLSPTQDPNTPTNITTYRNTAGGKIDGFEISYQQPFTFLPGFLKHFGAILNYTHIKSNISYVLTTSASGPTMQAPLINVSPNSANATLYYEDDKFSIRGSLAYRDEYLRIIPVRAGLADTAGAYSSTNIDASASYKLTDRLTLTVDAINLTNQPTSYWDGEDRRDQQVYSSTGRQFFFGARYKF, encoded by the coding sequence ATGAGTGAAAGCGTACCCGCCCGCGGCAGCGCACTGCGGTTCACGGCCTCGATCGGGGCATTGGTGCTCGGACTGACGAGCGCATCCGCCTTCGCACAGGAAACACCCCCCGCTCCCGCCGGTCAGGACGGTGCGCAGGAGGCGACCGCTCCCGCCCCCGATCAGCAGGACACCAGCCCGGACATCGTCGTCACCGGCTTCCGCGGCTCGCTGGAGAACGCACTGCGCATCAAGCAGAGCTCGGCGGGTGTCGTGGACGCGATCAGTGCGCAGGACATCGCCGACTTCCCCGACGCCAACCTCGCCGACTCGCTCCAGCGTGTCCCCGGCATCTCGATCGAGCGCGACGGCGGCGAGGGGCGCGCGATCACGGTGCGCGGGCTCGGCGGCGACTTCAGCCGCACCCGCTTCAACGGGTTGGAGGCGATCTCGGCGACCACCGGCTCGACGCTCGGCGCCGGCATCAACCGCGGCCGCACCTTCGACTACAGCGTGTTCGCGTCGGAGCTGTTCAGTCAGGTGGTGGTCAACAAGACCCAGTCCGCCGAGGTCGACGAAGGCTCGCTCGGCGCGACCGTCGATCTCACCACTGGCCGGCCGTTCGACAAGCCAGGCTTCCAGGCGGCGCTGTCCGCGCAGGCGGCCTATTACACGATCAACGACAAATGGGCGCCGCGCATCGCCGGCCTGATCAGCGACACCTTCGCCGACGACCGGATCGGCGTGCTGTTCTCCTTCGCCTGGAACAAGCGCAGCGTGCAGGAGGACGCCTATTCCAACACCAGCCTGTCCGACTTCACCGACATCAACAACGGCTTCTGCCCGATCGTGCCGGGCACGCCGACGACGCCCGTCAACCCGCTGGTCGGCACCGCGCCGCGCGCCTCGCAGTGCATTCCCGCCTCGGGACCCAATCCGGGCTCGACGCCCGACGCCTACAACGCGATCAACCAGCCGAACGTCTTCATGGCCCGCCTGCCGGGTTATGGCCGCTTCCTCAACGATCAGGAGCGCCTCGGCCTGACCGGCTCGATCCAGCTCAAGCCGACCGATCACATGCAGATCACGATCGATCTCGCCTATTCGCGGTTCGATCAGAAGAAGACCGATCTCGCCACCAACCCGATCAGCCTCAACCGCGGCCTCGGCTCGCCGCCCGCCGGCACGCCTTGGACGCCCGCACAGCTCGCCGGGCGCCCGAACATGAAGATCCGCGACGTCGAGATCAACGACGCGGGCGAAGTCGTCTACGGCCTGTTCGACGACACCGACTTCGGCGTCACCAACAGCTACGACGTCTCCTCGACTTATTTCTGGCAGGCCAATGGCCGGATCGACCAGGATGTCGGCGAGAAGGGCAAGCTCAGCATCCTCTACGGCCAGTCGCGCTCGTACTTCGACAACCCCTACTCCCGCCTCGTCACCTTCAGCCGCTTCGACGGGGACGGCTTCGTCTATGATGCGCGGGACAATCGGAAGACGCCGATCCTCGACTATGGCTTCGACGCGACCGATCCCGCCAACTGGCAATATGCCAACGGCTACGACAACATCCGCCAGTTCCGCGCGACCGTCGACAACCAATTCAAGACGCTGAAGGTCGATTTCCAGTACGAGCTCAATGACGCGCTGACCTTCAAGACCGGCATCGCCGGCAAGCGCTTCAAGTTCGCCTCGACCCGCGAGCAGCGCATCGCCTCGCAGAACCTGATCCCGCCGCTGCCCGCCGGCATGACCATGGCCGACATCAGCAAGGTGGTGACGGTCGACGGCATCAGCATCCCCGACGGGTCGACCAACTCGTTCGTGGTGCCCGACATCTTCAAGATCATGCAGACCTTCAACGTCGACTGCGAATGCGTGAACCAGTTCGGCGACTTCCGCATGGGCAGCGTCGGCACGGGATCGCAGGGCGACAACCGCTCGGTGATCGAGCAGGACGTCAGCCCCTATGCGCAGCTCGACTATAAGTTCGACCTCGCCAACGGCATGATCGTGCGCGGCAATGCCGGCGTGCGCTATGCCCATACCGACCAGAGCTCGACCGGCTATGTCGGCGCCGGCGTGCTGACGCGCGTCAACCGCAGCTACGACAACTGGCTGCCGGCGGTGAACCTGGCGGTCGACGTCACGCCCAAGCTGACCGCACGCCTGGCCTATGCCAAGGCGATGTCGCGGCCCTCGCTCGGCTTCCTGACGCCGGGCGGCGCGATCGGCACCGCGCAGATCCCGTTCACCGCGACCGTCGGCAATCCCTATCTCAAGCCCTATCTCGCGGACAATTACGACGTCAGCGTCGAGTGGTACTTCCAGCAGGGCGCGGTGCTGTCGGCCGCCTATTTCCACAAGGACATCAGCAACTTCGTCCAGCAGATCACGACGACGATGGGCTATTCCGATGCCGGCCTGCCGCTCTCGCTGCTCTCGCCGACGCAGGATCCCAACACGCCGACCAACATTACCACCTACCGCAACACCGCGGGCGGCAAGATCGACGGCTTCGAGATCTCCTACCAGCAGCCGTTCACCTTCCTGCCCGGCTTCCTCAAGCATTTCGGCGCGATCCTGAACTACACGCACATCAAGTCGAACATCTCCTACGTGCTGACGACCAGCGCCTCGGGTCCGACGATGCAGGCTCCGCTGATCAACGTCTCGCCCAACTCGGCGAACGCGACGCTCTATTACGAGGACGACAAATTCTCGATCCGCGGCTCGCTCGCCTATCGCGACGAGTATCTGAGGATCATCCCAGTGCGCGCCGGCCTCGCGGACACCGCCGGCGCCTACAGCAGCACCAACATCGACGCCTCGGCGAGCTACAAGCTCACCGACAGGCTCACGCTGACCGTCGACGCGATCAACCTCACCAACCAGCCCACCAGCTACTGGGACGGCGAGGACCGGCGCGATCAGCAGGTCTACAGCTCGACGGGCCGGCAGTTCTTCTTCGGCGCACGGTACAAGTTCTAG
- a CDS encoding rhamnogalacturonidase produces the protein MLTSLLSRRDVSGALAAGLAALPLPARAGQRYDVRDFGARGDGVTLDTDAVNRAIAAASRGGGGTVVFPAGRYLCFSIRLQSRVTLQLDAGAVIEGADPAVHPGRYDDPEQGSDGLYQDFGHSHWRNSLIWGDGVEDIAILGPGMIHGKGLTRNGPGARWTRGAGERPNSMAGMSATEISRLEPAFEAMRGLGNKAIALKNARNVRLSGFTLLLGGHFAILATGVEGLTIDRLTIDTQRDGIDLDCVRNATVTNCRVNTPNDDAIVLKSSFALGRAVPTEHVLVRDCTVSGYDVGTMIDGTRGRTTLLAPDRDGPTGRIKLGTESNGGYRHILIERCRFERSRGLALETVDGGAMEDVIARDLTMREVTTAPIFVRLGDRRRGPAGTRVGSTRGIVIADIDAAMSEHRYPAIVAGLPGHPVRDVALRNIHLAFPGGGTAAEAATRPEDQAEAYPEPSMFGPLPAWGLWMRHAEGITIDRLSMETAVPDARPAIVTQDAARLTVTRTPLWPGAVHLDPA, from the coding sequence GTGTTGACGTCCCTGCTGTCGCGTCGGGACGTGAGCGGTGCGCTCGCGGCGGGACTTGCCGCCCTGCCGCTCCCTGCGCGCGCCGGCCAGCGCTACGACGTCCGCGACTTCGGCGCGCGGGGCGACGGCGTCACGCTCGACACCGATGCCGTGAACCGCGCGATCGCTGCGGCGTCCCGCGGCGGCGGTGGGACGGTTGTGTTTCCGGCGGGACGGTACCTGTGCTTCTCGATCCGCCTTCAAAGCCGCGTCACGCTGCAGCTCGACGCCGGCGCGGTGATCGAGGGCGCCGATCCGGCCGTCCACCCCGGCCGCTACGACGATCCCGAGCAGGGTTCGGACGGCCTTTACCAGGATTTCGGCCACAGCCACTGGCGCAACAGCCTGATCTGGGGCGATGGCGTCGAGGACATCGCGATCCTCGGCCCCGGAATGATCCACGGCAAGGGTCTCACCCGCAACGGCCCCGGCGCCCGCTGGACGCGCGGCGCGGGCGAGCGGCCGAACTCGATGGCCGGCATGTCCGCCACCGAGATATCGCGGCTGGAACCGGCATTCGAGGCGATGCGCGGCCTCGGCAACAAGGCGATCGCGCTCAAGAACGCTCGCAACGTCCGTCTCTCCGGTTTCACGCTGCTGCTCGGTGGGCATTTCGCCATCCTCGCCACCGGCGTCGAGGGGCTGACGATCGATCGGCTGACGATCGACACCCAGCGCGACGGGATCGACCTCGATTGCGTGCGGAACGCCACCGTCACCAACTGCCGCGTCAACACGCCCAATGACGACGCGATCGTGCTCAAGAGCAGCTTCGCGCTCGGCCGCGCCGTGCCGACCGAGCATGTCCTCGTGCGCGACTGCACCGTCTCCGGTTACGACGTCGGCACGATGATCGACGGCACGCGCGGGCGCACTACCCTGCTCGCGCCCGACCGCGACGGACCGACCGGGCGCATCAAGCTCGGCACCGAGAGCAACGGCGGCTATCGCCACATTCTGATCGAGCGCTGCCGGTTCGAGCGGTCGCGGGGGCTGGCGCTGGAGACGGTCGACGGCGGCGCGATGGAGGATGTGATCGCGCGCGATCTCACCATGCGCGAGGTCACCACTGCGCCGATCTTCGTGCGGCTCGGCGATCGCCGCAGGGGGCCAGCCGGTACTCGCGTTGGATCGACGCGCGGCATCGTCATCGCGGATATCGATGCGGCCATGTCCGAACACCGCTATCCGGCGATCGTCGCGGGGTTGCCGGGGCATCCGGTGCGGGACGTCGCGCTTCGTAACATTCATCTCGCCTTTCCAGGCGGCGGCACCGCCGCAGAGGCCGCGACACGACCCGAGGATCAGGCGGAAGCCTATCCTGAACCAAGCATGTTCGGCCCCCTCCCCGCCTGGGGGCTATGGATGCGTCATGCAGAGGGCATCACGATAGACCGGCTGTCGATGGAGACAGCCGTCCCGGACGCGCGCCCGGCGATCGTGACGCAGGACGCCGCACGCCTCACCGTCACCCGCACGCCGCTCTGGCCGGGCGCCGTACATCTCGATCCCGCTTGA